The Crocosphaera subtropica ATCC 51142 genome includes a window with the following:
- a CDS encoding DUF2141 domain-containing protein — translation MTSRYLISAFLLPFLGALSASAPVYGRFSSNLTVQIDGVSDRQGQICFSLFKSSRGFPDSGNDAVDKRCVKITETPPKITFNDLPPNTYAVAVFWDNNSDGELNRNFLGVPTEKFGFSSNPIIRTGPPKFSDSAILMTGKNQVISIKLQSF, via the coding sequence ATGACTTCTAGATACTTAATCAGTGCTTTCTTATTGCCCTTTTTGGGAGCTTTAAGTGCTTCTGCTCCTGTTTATGGAAGATTTAGCAGTAATCTTACTGTACAAATCGACGGGGTTAGCGATCGCCAAGGACAAATTTGTTTTAGTCTTTTTAAAAGTAGTCGTGGTTTTCCTGACAGTGGTAATGATGCCGTCGATAAAAGATGTGTCAAAATTACAGAAACTCCCCCTAAAATAACTTTTAACGATTTACCTCCCAACACCTATGCGGTGGCAGTGTTTTGGGATAATAATTCCGATGGAGAATTAAACCGCAATTTTTTGGGAGTACCGACGGAAAAATTTGGATTTTCTAGTAACCCGATTATACGGACTGGTCCCCCTAAATTTTCTGATTCTGCTATTTTAATGACCGGTAAAAACCAAGTAATTTCTATTAAATTACAATCCTTTTAA
- a CDS encoding M20 family metallopeptidase translates to MLSQIKTLAEDLAPRLIEIRRHLHAHPELSGQEYQTAAYVAGVLSSCGLHVQEAVGKTGVVGNLEGNGKNKGILAIRTDMDALPIEERTPLDFASCKPGVMHACGHDVHTTLGLGTAMILSQLREHLPGNIRFIFQPAEEIAQGASWMVQDGVMRDVDGIFGVHVFPSLHARSVGIRYGALTAAADDIEIFIKGESGHGARPHEAVDAIWIASQVITTLQQAISRTQNPLRPLVLTIGQITGGRAPNVIADHVRMAGTVRSLHPETHANLPDWIEGIIANVCNTYNAKYEINYRRGVPSVQNDLNLTQILESACREAWGNDQVEILPEPSLGAEDFSLYLEHAPGTMFRLGVGHQDKVNYPLHHPLFDIDESAIITGVVTLAYATCKYWEIN, encoded by the coding sequence ATGCTCTCCCAAATCAAAACCCTCGCTGAAGACCTCGCACCGAGATTAATTGAAATACGCCGTCATTTACACGCCCACCCCGAATTAAGTGGGCAAGAATACCAAACAGCGGCCTATGTAGCAGGAGTTCTTTCCTCCTGTGGCCTTCATGTTCAAGAAGCCGTAGGAAAAACAGGAGTTGTGGGTAATTTGGAGGGCAATGGTAAGAATAAGGGAATTTTAGCCATCCGCACTGATATGGATGCCTTACCTATTGAAGAACGGACCCCACTTGACTTTGCCTCTTGTAAACCTGGGGTGATGCACGCTTGCGGTCACGATGTCCATACCACCCTAGGATTGGGAACCGCTATGATTTTGTCCCAGTTACGGGAACACTTACCTGGTAACATTCGCTTTATCTTTCAACCTGCTGAAGAAATTGCTCAGGGAGCAAGCTGGATGGTGCAAGATGGGGTGATGCGAGATGTCGATGGCATTTTTGGGGTTCATGTATTTCCGTCCCTTCACGCCCGTTCTGTGGGCATTCGTTACGGAGCATTAACCGCAGCAGCCGATGATATCGAAATCTTTATCAAAGGAGAGTCAGGCCACGGCGCACGTCCTCATGAGGCGGTAGATGCCATTTGGATTGCCTCTCAGGTGATTACCACCCTGCAACAAGCCATTAGTCGTACCCAGAACCCTTTACGTCCTTTAGTGTTGACCATTGGGCAAATTACAGGTGGCCGAGCACCTAATGTCATTGCTGATCATGTGAGAATGGCCGGAACGGTGCGATCGCTACATCCAGAAACCCATGCCAACTTACCAGACTGGATAGAAGGGATTATCGCCAATGTTTGTAATACTTACAATGCTAAGTATGAAATCAATTATCGTCGGGGGGTTCCTTCAGTTCAAAACGATCTTAATTTAACTCAAATATTAGAAAGTGCTTGTCGAGAAGCTTGGGGTAACGATCAGGTTGAGATACTGCCAGAACCTTCTTTGGGAGCAGAAGATTTCTCTTTATACTTAGAACACGCCCCAGGAACCATGTTTCGCTTAGGAGTCGGACATCAAGATAAAGTTAATTACCCCTTACATCATCCTCTATTTGACATTGATGAATCTGCGATTATTACTGGAGTAGTGACCCTAGCTTATGCGACTTGTAAATATTGGGAAATTAATTAA